The nucleotide sequence AAACCTATGAATATTGAGTACAGGAAAAGGGTAATTTTTACTCTAAATAATAGAACCCAGTTCTTACAAAAGTTTATTGGAGATATAAAAATCATGTACAAAAATTATCTGCAATATGCCAGTCAATGAATGTGAATTGAATATATATTCTAGCCATTCATTTTTAAAAGGTAATTAGGAGCTATCTgtaataaatctaaataaaaaagatgttgaagaaaaggaaaaacctttGTTTGAAAACTACTTAGTCAATTTCAGTAGGTTTTGTGAATGGCTTTGTGGATTACAGAATAGTACAAACACATGACACAGTTACAAAAGGGCCCTTatagctaataataattttatccagAAAGGTTAATACCTCTGGATAGTCAGTCTTACACAGCactcataacaataaaaagttaaaatctaGGTATCATATTCCTATTGGCATGTCTCAAAAGTTCTATTATAAAGCAAAACTCAAAGTATTGGGTAGTATGTTAATTTTCAGTTTGTTATCAATCTGTGCAAGATGGGTTTTGCTTGACACTACAAATAAAACCAGTACCTAATTTACAGTCAATTATAACAATGAATCAAGtacaaaatcataaaagaaaaagaaaagaaaaaaagaatattcagaAAGATGAGTAAAAGGCCGTTAAAGTAAAGGAAGACAATACACATAAATTTCCAATATTACACAATTGTTACAAAGATAAAAGATTCTGAGTACATCACCACAATAGCTGACAACTGTTCCGAgcaagataacaataaaattaggAAGTGCAACTATCCACTCAACCAAAAGTtaccttaattctttttttccccttctgcacCACTTTCCTCTGCCGATTTCCTTTGCTGCTCCCGCTGGCTTTGCTTTCTTCTTCCTCGGAACTTTCGTCACTCTCTCCTCCACTAGACCTCTCTCTGCTTTTGGTTTCTTCTTTTGCACCTTCACTGCTCCTCCTCTTGGCTCTCAGGCGGATGTTACGAGCATCACTGAATTCTGAGAGCAGCCTTGGAGCTGCACGAGCAATATTATCACCTCCAATCTGCAATTTCTTTTgactgaggaaaaagaaaatgagaaaggataaTTCATAAACACATATCAACAgacggggaaaaagaaggaaagaaaaaaagggaaaaacattatatacatacatacatacatatatatatatatatatatatatatatatatatatatatatatatatatatatatatatatatgtacatatatgtaagcaCATAACCACATTCTGAATCattaaccaaatatataaaagggggggggggataaataattattgcaatattttgcaCATAAAATACTAATGGTATTAGTAAGCATGCTTAAATCTGCTTAATAGAAAACACCTGCAATATTCTCATGTGCTCATTATGTAATTATGACTTTGGTGAGCTCTAGGTTAGGCAGCTTAAGAGGGATGGGATTTTCCCCTTACTTGTGGACggactttgcatatatatatgttgaccaGTTTCCAGGGGAATATTACTTGTGTGAATCAGAGCTTGTGTTGTAAGCCAATAAAACACTAAGTGACAAAGTTAAGACGTAACAGGTGTAGAGGAAGGGTCATCTTAATCcctaaacaaaagaataaagtaGCAAGACAATCCATTCAGTAGTTAGGAAACCCATTAACGCAGTCAAAATTTTCACCTTCATGAGCTTTGGACATAATAATATGCCAGCCACCCTTCCCTACAATCATGTAATATCATGCAACCTGCCACTTAAGGGATAATAGGggtcaaaaagaagaagaaaaagaagaagaaaaagaagaagaagaagaagaagaagaaaaagaagaagaagtctgGTTGGTGTTGAATTCATTTTTTTACTCATAAGCACTGTGAGAATGGATGTTATACCTGGGTGGTCAGATGAATGGAGAAAACGAAAGGATAATCATAACAGGGTCAAGAAATGGTGTTGAAAATGTATCTTATGTGTTGCTGTATATGACTTAAAACTACCAAAGTAATGACATCCTGACAAAAAGCATGGTATACccatttgaagaaaaaagaatgaatatagctataacaaaattaataaagttGCAAAAATTTATTCCAGCTATGTAAATCCTATTCACCAATATGAAGTCTTCAACAATGTAAGAATTACTAGTTTTAGATTCATGAAAGTGAATGTATCATATTTTCTTAATCTTTAAAATGGTGTGTGGATATCAATTATGTTTCTGGGGTTCCATATGGACTAAGAAACCTTCactctaaaaaagaaagagaaaatcctcCCTACTCTTACTCAGGCTGTCACTTTTTACCAAGTTTGAAAAGTctagcaaaaaacaacaacagcagcaacaacagagagagtgagagagtgagagagagagagagagagagagagagagagagagagagagagagagagagagagagagagagagagagagagagagagagagagagagagagagagagatccaaatgGCTAAAAGCAGACAGTTCTCTTAAGAAAGAGAGCCAGCAACCATCATTACTCACATCTCAAAAAATTTACAAactatttccaaatttttatgtGTACAAGGAAGtggttaacaaaacaaaaattaattaaatgacCTTTGCTGAAAACAGGGTAGACATAAATTTGCTACTGACATTTACTCttgaaataaacatataaaattctATCAAACTTTCCCCATTCTATTAAACCTTTTTCTTGCTGGTTTAATATGTAGGTATTACAGTTATCATACCTTTTTGGCTTGTCATGCCAGAAGTAAAAATGATGTCATTTTATTAACCATTTTCTACAGGAGCCCTGGCTGCATACCAAACCACATTACTAGGTGCATGTGGAGTAAATTGCTCAAGGTAAAAATAAGAAACACAGGAACCACAAAATTACCCAGCTCTCTATGCTCTTGGCCGTTGCATAAATGATTTTTTAGGTATTGAGGCTTTCTTTTGAGTTTCTCCCAAACAACCACAACCATAGCCAAACAAGCGCACTACTGTTTAGCCCATGTAACATGGAGCAAATTCAACTACACATGACATGACAATGCTATCACAGCATGAAGGACAGTCTGCTAAAACTGGATAGGACATCATCCCATTGTGAATGGACTAATAAGACTTACAGTCATAGCAAACAGAGTAAGTAGAGGCCAACTTAGTAGAAAATGATACAAAATGTACGTCCAAGAAATATGTTACAGAAGTAGCAACTAATGACACACTTATGTAGGTCCACCAGAAGGCAAAATGGATCTAAGATGGCTGGATATTCTAAGTACTCTGCATAATCTGAATTAGATCCCTGAAGAtaaactgacatatatatatcataaaaaatatattctacaaTTCTGGACAACATACTTTTTtggcatctattttttttttcattcagtatATGTAAAGGATTTTgaaattatgttttttgtattataatctaACAAGGGCAAGTCTTAATAAAAGGTACTTAGAATATGGGTACCGACATATTACATGTACCGTGTGCTGTCTCTATAGTTATTTTACTTTCAGCTTACCAACAACTTGGCTTTACTATATGCATACCAAGTACAGTGATGATATTAGTCATGCTAGCtggggggtggtgttggaacaatgtattggctataactaaattatttgtactacagaattcaatgaaatttttacctctttcatttatatctccaaggccgaattttccacaggtgtaattttttagattattttttcctactttggcgttgaggtctcccatgattatttttacatctctgttagggattgtgtctaaagtatcttggagagagttataaaaaatttccatttcttcaacacttgcaatattggttggtgcgtagcattgtataatactaatattatgaggttttgcttgtattctgacttttaaaatgcgatcatttattgggctgtacccaattagtgcatttgctgtttttttcgtgagaatcatagcaactccgtgactataatttccttcttcttttccagaaaaaaggactgtcttgttttctttagttttgaaacttccattacttttccaattggtctcacttattcctagtatttgaatgttgtatctatccatttcgttacagacagtatgtaatttacccatctctttcattttccttacgttacgatttttaatgtgtttcttaattggacatgttttctttatcttctttgtcttccagatgcatgtttaacattgtcagcctggttgcccactaactaacgcgccccttgataacccacgcgacgggcgatgtggtatgaattattgtttctgtatttaatcattggtgtagaggtttgtcaggagaaaataaaagttgagtagaatcccccaggctccttctcaactcgcagtctccaactaattaggaggaactatctctgccgcttttaaaacagttacactgtaatacgccagacatattatttggtgaaaccagtaatcagtagaactgaaggtgttttcaccagatatccactgccctgctgccgacagtttcaccgcaaccctggtatagggagctaatagggtgctatccttgttcaagggaaccctagggtgcagtttattgtcttacccaggacaatggtcatgaatattaatatgaaaattgtggggtgaaaaaaaaaaaaaaaaaaaaaaaaaaaaaaaaaaaaaaaaaaaaaaatatatatatatatatatatatatatatatatatatatatatatatatatatatatatatatatatatatatatatatatgctatagaaAGCTAATCTTAAGCTTATCATGGCTTTGCCTCCTATAGCACTCCATAGCTTAGTGCTTTGGTTATGTTTGGACATTACAAATATTAATCTTAAACCCCTAATTAAGTGACTTACTGATGAACTAAGCAGAATCTTCCCTTCACTTCAACAAATGTAGATGTGATTTTGGTAATCATTCAAAATCCTACATTGCTAATATTAACAAATTTGGTATTGATGACTTGCAAATGATGTCCATTTTCATGTATAGTACTTTTAAATATTGACTCAAAATGGCATATATCTCACAAGCTAAGAGCGGTCACGTACGGGGACACGTATGTCTTGCCAAATGTTaagtatttttatatgattagaaTGATCTGATGCCAACTACTAGTTTTCAAATAACAACTTCTTGATTCCCCTACCACATATAACAGGGATGGAGGACTTGTGGGAAATCTGGATGGTACAAAGCCCGTCTGACTTGAGCCCCTCCTGGGAATCCACTAATATTGCTGCATGAACCAAAAGCCTTCCTAATGCAGGGGCTTTGTCCCCAGACCCTATCCAGTTGCTGCATTTATCCCCCACCATGTGCAGATTATTTCATATATGAGTGAGTGTAGTTTTTCCTTTTCAAGATGACAGTTATCATTAGATTTCCCCTATCTAGTGCtgtcattatgtaaatataaaccaTTGGGCTTATGGGCAGAGACAGAAAGGtagaatgaaaaaagtaaattgtggCTTTGTTACACTGTACCTTGATTGTATTTGGTGCCATGCTAAATAGGGCTATGGCAAAAAAGCTGACAAACACCCTATATGAGAGAACTTTGACTAGGTTCTTACTTGATAAACCTCTAAGGTGTATCTTcagcatatatgtaatacacgATTAAAAGTtatcataatacaaaaaacaactcTGAACTACCATGAACTTCACAAAGCTCTAAACAACATGAATCCCTCTTTATTTCTGATTTGCCTTTGGATTTAAGGGTATTTTTAACTGGTTACTGTCTACAGTTGAATTTTCTGATACCTTTTTCTTAACTAATGTACATatggtaaaagagagagacatctGTTGATAGTTTATTAGAAGGATGAAAGTTTATGGATCTGATGTGAGTTATATTTTTATACCACATTATAGATTATATTCAACCAGCAATGCATATGTCATAGGTGGTGTCTTAAATTTCATAAGTTCCATACACTGTTTACTATGGAagattcattatcatataatcagtAACCCAAAATAGTAATTACTACAAAAACTTAAAATGTCACACAAATGAAAGACATGTTATTTATAACTAGCTCTGCtagaagggatatatataattaccataagAGCTAGAGCAGTATTAATTAATGGCCACCATGACAGAAACCACTGCCATCTTTTCCAG is from Penaeus monodon isolate SGIC_2016 chromosome 12, NSTDA_Pmon_1, whole genome shotgun sequence and encodes:
- the LOC119579461 gene encoding uncharacterized protein LOC119579461 produces the protein MKLPSKGQLEQIMERHTGKRIRISKDAASYMYMRYLIYIKELAKKTDDIAFSQKKLQIGGDNIARAAPRLLSEFSDARNIRLRAKRRSSEGAKEETKSRERSSGGESDESSEEEESKASGSSKGNRQRKVVQKGKKRIKVTFG